Part of the Mycolicibacterium thermoresistibile genome, GGTCAAGGACCCAAGAGAGAGGAAGCAGCGTGGGCGGCAACCTGGAAGTCGCGGCCTCGGATCTGACCGGTTTGGCCGGTGGGCAGCGTGATGTCGCAACCACATTGGGATCAGCAGAAGCCGCAACCGACGGGGTGACGGGCAAAGTCCTCCAGACCCACGGCATTGTGTGCGCGCCGACAATAGCCGCACTCGGTGCCGCCCAAATGTCACGCAGTAACGCGGCCAAGGCGATGGAGCGGATCTCCAACGACCTCGCCGAGAAACTGGACACGGCGGCTGCGGAATATACGCGCACGGATCAGCAGGGCCAGCAGACTCTCGATGGGGAGATGCGCCCAGGCTGACGCCGCTGCAGCGCTCACCTCGTCACTGCAGTATTTGTCCGAGATCGTCCGACATCTCAGTCACCAACGCGTCGATCCGTTCACGGTCGGCTTCAATCGACGACATGGCCGACGCAGTCGCCTTCTGCAGCGCCTCGTTCAGTCGCTGCTCGACGGTCGCTGCACCCAGTCGCAGCAGCCCGTCCTCGATACGGATGTCAGCCAACTGCTGGTGACCATCGAGGATGACCTCGACGGACTCGGATTCGTCAGTGCCGGTGAAGGTTTGGGTGTTCATCTTGTGCAGCTGGTCATCCATGATCGACTGCAGCTGCTCGCCGTGCCGCAACACCGCGGCGACCTGGGGATGCAACTCCTCCGTCACTTGGATTCTTTACCTTCCTGCGATTCCTTACGCCGCCGGTTGCCGATGATCCCTTCGGTCCACGGTCGATCTTCTTTGTACAGATCCTCATCGGGTGACAGATTCGCGTCGCGCCGCTTCTCTTTGCCTTGATTCTGTCCACCGCCGGCGCCCATGGGCATGCCGCCCATGCCGCCCATCATGCCCATGCCGCCGCCTGCCATCGGCCCACCGACCGGTGCTGCGCCGGCGCGCCCCGCAGCCGGTG contains:
- a CDS encoding ESX-1 secretion-associated protein, yielding MGGNLEVAASDLTGLAGGQRDVATTLGSAEAATDGVTGKVLQTHGIVCAPTIAALGAAQMSRSNAAKAMERISNDLAEKLDTAAAEYTRTDQQGQQTLDGEMRPG
- a CDS encoding YbaB/EbfC family nucleoid-associated protein yields the protein MTEELHPQVAAVLRHGEQLQSIMDDQLHKMNTQTFTGTDESESVEVILDGHQQLADIRIEDGLLRLGAATVEQRLNEALQKATASAMSSIEADRERIDALVTEMSDDLGQILQ